The proteins below come from a single Chryseobacterium capnotolerans genomic window:
- the rpmB gene encoding 50S ribosomal protein L28 produces MSRICQITGKRAMVGNNVSHANNKTKRRFEINLLEKKFYLPEQDKHVTLKVSAHGLRVINKIGIEEAIERATRNGLIKKN; encoded by the coding sequence ATGTCAAGAATTTGCCAAATAACAGGAAAGCGTGCAATGGTTGGTAACAACGTTTCTCACGCTAATAACAAAACGAAGCGTCGTTTTGAAATTAACTTATTAGAGAAGAAGTTTTACCTTCCAGAGCAAGATAAGCACGTTACACTGAAAGTATCAGCTCATGGATTGAGAGTGATTAACAAGATTGGAATCGAGGAAGCTATTGAAAGAGCTACTAGAAACGGATTGATTAAAAAGAATTAA
- a CDS encoding VanZ family protein, with protein sequence MLKKLYKIIILPYTLFLLYLLFLGMGRFQYEDNLITVEPVFSTIKFIQGAMSWKDIVIIVIGNIVMFVPFGFLGWIFPKLADLKSLIFTFIPAITIVEGLQYFTRMGIFEVDDILLNTFGVYLGWQLRRLIEKRFSC encoded by the coding sequence ATGTTAAAGAAATTATATAAAATTATTATTCTCCCTTATACGCTGTTTTTATTGTACCTGCTGTTTCTGGGAATGGGAAGATTTCAGTATGAAGATAATCTGATTACTGTGGAACCTGTGTTTTCTACCATTAAATTTATTCAAGGTGCAATGTCCTGGAAGGATATTGTTATTATTGTGATAGGAAATATCGTGATGTTTGTTCCTTTTGGCTTTCTGGGATGGATCTTTCCAAAACTAGCCGATTTGAAATCGTTAATTTTTACATTTATACCTGCCATTACCATTGTGGAAGGACTTCAGTATTTTACAAGAATGGGAATATTTGAGGTAGATGATATCCTCCTGAATACATTTGGAGTGTATTTAGGATGGCAGCTTAGAAGATTGATTGAAAAGAGATTTAGCTGTTGA
- the lnt gene encoding apolipoprotein N-acyltransferase gives MKYVLLTLISAMLLSVSWPTYGVPFFIFFALVPLLMMEHGISKFSDYKRKGWIIFALSYLCFVIWNIVTTGWLYGSKNPDGSHSMMAVVFPVLVNSLLYSSVFQCYHWYKNAQGTYWGLGFFIAIWMSFEKFHLGWELTWPWLNLGNVFSDYPKLIQWYDTLGATGGSFWILLINVLIFYTVRTWEAGRKKKDLIKNSSIIAALIAVPMIISIIKYNNFNEKPSGQVNVLMLQPDLDPYAEKYSKDSLTIEHDLLALAEKNSTTKIDYYIAPETALPGRGSISETGLEKSLLLNNVRDFLSKHPGSVFATGISSHRLYFNPATLPKEAYEINQGVWVASYNTAIQLAPQQKTQVYHKGKLVPGVEIFPYMNVLKPLLGDAMLNLGGTVASLGTDKERIAFSNPYNKGKMAPIICYESIYGEFVTDYVKKGANFLAIMTNDSWWGVTEGHKQLLSYTKLRAIETRREIARAANSGISAHINAKGEVTADTFYGDQTALFSKVNLYDGMTFYSRAGDLLSRFSMFALGFLLFYYLIKWFQAKTKKA, from the coding sequence ATGAAATACGTTCTGCTAACACTTATTTCAGCAATGCTGCTGTCGGTCTCTTGGCCTACTTATGGAGTTCCTTTTTTTATCTTTTTCGCCCTCGTTCCTCTTCTGATGATGGAACACGGCATTTCAAAATTTTCAGATTACAAAAGAAAAGGCTGGATTATCTTTGCCCTATCCTATCTTTGTTTCGTCATCTGGAATATTGTCACTACAGGATGGCTGTATGGCTCCAAAAATCCGGACGGAAGTCATTCTATGATGGCTGTTGTATTTCCGGTTCTTGTCAATTCACTTTTGTATTCCTCGGTATTCCAATGTTATCATTGGTATAAAAATGCTCAGGGAACGTATTGGGGACTAGGATTCTTCATTGCTATCTGGATGAGTTTTGAAAAATTTCATTTAGGTTGGGAACTTACCTGGCCATGGCTGAATTTAGGAAATGTATTTTCAGATTATCCCAAACTGATTCAATGGTATGATACCTTAGGAGCAACCGGCGGAAGCTTTTGGATCTTACTAATCAACGTTCTTATTTTCTATACGGTAAGAACATGGGAAGCAGGAAGAAAGAAAAAAGACCTGATTAAAAATTCATCGATTATAGCAGCTTTAATCGCTGTTCCTATGATTATTTCGATCATAAAGTATAACAATTTTAATGAAAAACCATCCGGACAGGTGAATGTATTAATGCTGCAGCCTGATCTTGATCCGTATGCCGAAAAATATTCAAAAGACAGTTTAACGATTGAACATGATCTTTTGGCACTGGCTGAAAAAAATTCAACCACAAAAATAGATTACTATATTGCTCCGGAAACAGCCCTGCCTGGCAGAGGTTCCATTTCTGAAACCGGCTTGGAAAAAAGTTTGCTTTTAAATAATGTCAGAGATTTTCTGTCTAAACATCCGGGATCTGTTTTTGCAACAGGAATATCTTCACACCGCTTATATTTCAATCCGGCAACTTTACCCAAAGAAGCTTATGAGATTAATCAGGGAGTTTGGGTAGCAAGCTACAATACAGCAATTCAGCTTGCTCCTCAACAAAAAACACAGGTTTATCACAAAGGAAAACTGGTTCCCGGTGTCGAGATCTTCCCTTATATGAATGTTCTAAAGCCTCTTTTAGGAGATGCTATGCTGAATTTAGGCGGAACTGTTGCCTCTTTAGGAACAGACAAAGAAAGAATTGCCTTTTCTAATCCTTACAACAAGGGGAAAATGGCGCCTATTATCTGCTACGAAAGTATTTATGGGGAGTTTGTCACAGATTATGTAAAAAAAGGAGCTAATTTCCTGGCTATTATGACCAATGATTCATGGTGGGGAGTTACAGAAGGCCACAAGCAGCTTTTATCTTACACAAAACTAAGAGCCATTGAAACCCGAAGAGAAATTGCCCGTGCAGCCAACAGTGGAATTTCTGCCCATATCAATGCCAAAGGTGAAGTGACAGCAGATACTTTCTATGGAGACCAAACTGCATTATTTTCAAAGGTTAATCTTTATGATGGAATGACATTCTACTCCAGAGCCGGAGACCTCCTTTCCAGGTTTTCAATGTTTGCTTTAGGATTTCTATTATTCTATTATCTGATTAAATGGTTTCAGGCAAAAACAAAGAAAGCATAG
- a CDS encoding DUF4295 family protein, producing MAKKVVATLQTGSKKMTKVVKMVKSSKSGAYVFEEKVMNADEVDGFLKK from the coding sequence ATGGCAAAGAAAGTAGTAGCAACCCTACAAACCGGGTCTAAGAAAATGACTAAAGTGGTGAAAATGGTGAAGTCTTCTAAATCAGGAGCTTACGTTTTCGAAGAAAAAGTAATGAATGCTGATGAAGTAGATGGTTTTTTGAAAAAATAA
- the folK gene encoding 2-amino-4-hydroxy-6-hydroxymethyldihydropteridine diphosphokinase, translated as MEQALQKIKEAGNQISQVSEFLMSDPVEFVSSNIFCNIAAIIFTHLSPIQLLDCIKNIEAEMGRINDSKVSGGYTDRIIDIDIITYNELNFISERLEIPHKKHLFERDFSRILLKDFI; from the coding sequence ATTGAACAGGCTTTACAAAAAATAAAGGAAGCCGGGAATCAAATTTCACAGGTAAGCGAATTTTTAATGTCTGATCCTGTAGAATTTGTCAGTTCCAATATTTTTTGTAATATTGCAGCAATAATATTCACGCATCTTTCACCAATTCAGCTGCTTGATTGTATTAAAAACATTGAAGCTGAAATGGGAAGAATTAATGATTCAAAAGTATCTGGTGGTTATACAGACAGGATAATAGATATTGATATCATTACGTATAATGAATTAAATTTTATATCAGAAAGATTAGAAATCCCTCATAAAAAACATCTTTTTGAAAGGGATTTTTCCAGAATATTATTAAAAGATTTTATTTAA
- the sppA gene encoding signal peptide peptidase SppA, whose protein sequence is MRSFFKNVLANIVAIIILCAVFFVFFIMMLVFSSMGSDKSVAVKKNSVLTINLKTNIIDSPTEEQMDLFGLGSQNKNVLLYDVLEAINKAKTDDNIKGISIETDDLNAGLTQIDDLRNAIEDFKKSGKFVYAYGNGVSQSAYYLGSVADKYYLHPAGGIELKGLSTEVTFFKDFADKYGVGIEVIRHGKFKSAVEPFLRNDISPENKEQLSTLLNDLWKNTSYKMAASRKIDTAQFRTIVDSLYGMIPEQGLKYKLADKLIQKSEYEDMLKTKLNVKNEEKLNKVSLINYISSFADDDKSGEKVAILYASGSINNGDQYNDIHSEKYVKYIKKLQEDDKVKAVVFRINSPGGSANASDEILFELQQLKKKKPLVVSFGDYAASGGYYVAMAADKIYSEPNTLTGSIGVFGVLPYYKDIANKNGIRADVVATNANSMYYSGLNGVTPYGVNMMTKSVEGTYKRFVHFVTQNRKKTFEQIDNVGGGRVWSGVRAKEIGLVDELGTLNDAVKFAAQKAGVKSYYVEVYPKKMTPFEQIFKDLNEDDVSARIIKNKIGKSNYEILQQITDKKLQSEVKMEMPYQIRINN, encoded by the coding sequence ATGAGAAGTTTCTTTAAAAATGTTTTGGCAAATATAGTAGCAATAATCATACTTTGTGCTGTATTTTTCGTCTTTTTTATTATGATGCTTGTGTTCAGTTCTATGGGAAGTGACAAGTCGGTAGCGGTGAAAAAGAATTCGGTTCTTACCATTAATTTAAAGACCAATATAATAGACAGCCCTACTGAAGAACAAATGGACCTGTTTGGGCTGGGCAGTCAGAATAAAAACGTTCTTCTGTATGATGTACTTGAGGCGATTAATAAAGCAAAAACTGATGATAATATTAAAGGAATCAGTATTGAGACCGATGACCTGAATGCAGGACTTACTCAAATTGATGATCTTAGAAATGCTATTGAAGATTTTAAGAAAAGCGGGAAATTCGTATATGCTTATGGAAACGGAGTTTCTCAATCTGCTTATTACCTTGGATCAGTAGCAGACAAATACTATCTTCATCCTGCTGGAGGGATAGAATTGAAAGGCCTTTCTACTGAGGTAACCTTCTTTAAAGATTTTGCAGATAAGTACGGTGTTGGAATAGAGGTAATTCGTCATGGTAAATTTAAGTCTGCAGTAGAGCCTTTCTTAAGAAATGATATTTCTCCTGAAAATAAAGAACAGCTGAGTACTCTGTTAAATGATCTTTGGAAAAATACATCCTACAAAATGGCTGCTTCCAGAAAAATTGATACTGCTCAGTTCAGAACAATTGTGGACAGCTTATACGGGATGATTCCTGAGCAGGGACTAAAATATAAACTGGCAGACAAGCTTATCCAGAAATCAGAATATGAGGATATGCTTAAAACAAAGCTGAATGTAAAGAATGAAGAGAAACTGAATAAGGTCTCTTTGATAAATTATATCAGTTCTTTCGCTGATGATGATAAATCGGGTGAAAAAGTAGCGATATTATATGCATCGGGATCTATTAATAATGGAGATCAATACAATGACATTCACTCTGAGAAGTATGTTAAATACATTAAAAAACTACAGGAGGATGATAAAGTGAAAGCAGTAGTATTCAGAATTAATTCTCCTGGAGGAAGTGCAAATGCTTCAGATGAAATTTTATTTGAATTACAGCAGCTGAAAAAGAAAAAACCACTGGTTGTTTCTTTTGGTGACTATGCAGCTTCTGGTGGTTATTATGTAGCAATGGCTGCTGATAAGATTTATTCTGAGCCTAATACGCTTACCGGTTCTATTGGAGTATTTGGAGTATTGCCTTACTATAAAGATATCGCAAATAAAAACGGTATTCGTGCAGATGTTGTGGCGACTAATGCTAATTCCATGTATTATTCAGGGTTAAACGGAGTAACGCCTTATGGAGTAAACATGATGACAAAAAGTGTGGAGGGTACTTATAAAAGATTTGTACATTTCGTTACTCAGAATAGAAAGAAAACATTTGAGCAGATTGATAATGTAGGCGGCGGTAGAGTATGGAGTGGTGTACGTGCTAAGGAAATCGGTTTGGTAGATGAGCTTGGAACTCTTAATGATGCTGTGAAATTTGCAGCACAGAAAGCAGGTGTGAAGTCTTACTATGTAGAAGTTTATCCTAAGAAAATGACTCCATTCGAGCAGATCTTCAAAGATCTTAATGAAGACGATGTTTCTGCAAGAATTATCAAAAATAAGATAGGGAAGTCCAATTATGAAATTCTTCAACAGATTACAGACAAGAAACTGCAGTCTGAAGTGAAAATGGAAATGCCTTACCAGATTAGAATCAACAACTAA
- a CDS encoding RidA family protein — MMKIFVLICTAIFQFSFSQKTMDSIEYKNSPRVFSIPGLSQSVSIDCGTSKMILLSGQVPLDSKGNLVGNNVEEQTQQVFKNIENILKEYGGTGKDIVKLSIFITDISKTPDFRKVRDQYVNLQNAPVSSLVEVSKLFRSDVLIEVEATAVIKNKR; from the coding sequence ATGATGAAGATTTTTGTTCTAATATGTACAGCTATTTTCCAATTTTCATTCAGTCAGAAAACAATGGATTCTATAGAATACAAAAATTCACCAAGAGTTTTCAGCATCCCGGGATTATCACAATCAGTAAGCATTGATTGCGGTACTTCCAAAATGATTTTACTGTCTGGTCAGGTTCCTTTAGATTCAAAAGGAAACCTGGTGGGAAACAATGTAGAAGAACAGACCCAGCAAGTTTTCAAAAACATTGAAAATATTCTGAAAGAATATGGAGGTACAGGAAAAGACATTGTCAAACTAAGTATTTTCATCACAGACATCTCAAAAACTCCGGATTTCAGAAAAGTCAGGGATCAATATGTCAATCTTCAGAATGCTCCTGTAAGCAGCCTTGTAGAAGTAAGCAAACTTTTCAGGAGTGATGTACTGATCGAAGTAGAAGCCACAGCAGTGATTAAAAACAAAAGATAA
- the rpmG gene encoding 50S ribosomal protein L33: MNHGKKGNRVQVILECTEHKESGMPGMSRYISTKNKKNTTERLELKKYNPVLKRSTLHKEIK; this comes from the coding sequence ATAAATCATGGCAAAAAAGGAAATAGAGTTCAAGTAATCCTTGAATGTACAGAGCACAAAGAAAGCGGTATGCCAGGAATGTCTAGATACATTTCTACAAAGAATAAAAAGAACACTACAGAGAGATTGGAATTGAAAAAATACAATCCGGTTCTTAAGAGATCTACCCTTCACAAAGAAATCAAGTAA
- a CDS encoding T9SS type A sorting domain-containing protein gives MKRIYILLSMLPVGLCAQNFTEIQTGMNNFYFSAADIADVDNNGTLDIAMNGAIDSDGDGNPDATYNEVYQNTGTTLQPYTDLGGDVTHLGDIKFIDYNNDGLMDIISTGLSYMDIVNYKHYRFKNTGVGFVRENELPGKIYGSLEVFDFNHDGKPDYANNGTQFAHGGGFRNSVDFYKNTGAGFDLTENWVDGTQNGSFKVVDLNNDQLLDLVIIGSDINGDPVSKVYINQNGTLVDTQALDSLISGKLEVADFNADGFQDIVVAGKDPNDDPYLAVLMNDGTGNLVTHQITSEISEASISVGDLNNDGYYDFMIAGDINYNAVVKSYLYNPSGQTFTEGTITGLHSLGGPGTMQLFDFNNDNHLDVLLSGFDWAGQDNPSLTKVFKNNSTEQNGKPMAPTHLDLTKNGNRFNFTWNGAVDDKTPPNALRYEIKVGSTPGSHNIAKYIVTTPSWFLDLDPSVQNVYWSVRSIDASKVYSDASTQGSLSTNEYTSNREKEFTIYPNPTSDKVYIKGEKVSEAEIYSMEGRKLNIILNRDQSIDVSHLPKGVYLLKLKIKNEITTKKLTIK, from the coding sequence ATGAAGAGAATTTATATTCTATTGTCTATGCTGCCAGTTGGTTTATGTGCTCAGAATTTTACGGAGATACAGACCGGAATGAATAATTTTTATTTCTCAGCAGCAGATATTGCTGATGTGGATAATAATGGTACATTGGATATTGCAATGAATGGTGCCATAGATTCTGATGGAGATGGAAATCCTGATGCAACTTATAATGAAGTATATCAAAATACGGGAACTACTTTACAGCCTTATACAGATCTGGGTGGCGATGTGACGCATCTAGGGGATATAAAATTTATAGATTATAACAATGATGGGCTGATGGATATTATTTCCACCGGATTGAGTTATATGGATATTGTAAATTATAAGCATTATCGTTTTAAAAATACAGGGGTTGGTTTTGTAAGAGAAAATGAGCTTCCGGGAAAGATATATGGCTCACTCGAAGTTTTTGATTTTAATCATGATGGAAAGCCAGACTATGCCAATAATGGGACACAGTTTGCTCATGGAGGAGGTTTTAGAAATTCTGTTGATTTTTATAAAAACACAGGAGCAGGTTTTGATCTGACTGAAAACTGGGTTGATGGAACTCAAAACGGAAGTTTTAAAGTGGTAGATCTTAATAATGATCAGCTTTTAGACCTTGTAATTATCGGATCGGATATCAATGGTGATCCGGTATCTAAAGTATATATCAACCAGAACGGAACATTGGTAGATACACAGGCTCTTGATTCTTTAATTTCAGGAAAACTGGAAGTAGCGGATTTTAACGCGGATGGTTTCCAGGATATTGTAGTAGCGGGTAAAGATCCAAATGATGATCCTTATCTTGCTGTTCTGATGAATGACGGAACCGGTAATTTAGTTACCCATCAGATCACATCAGAGATTTCTGAAGCTTCAATAAGTGTTGGAGATCTGAACAATGATGGATACTATGATTTTATGATTGCAGGAGATATTAATTATAACGCAGTGGTAAAATCCTATTTATATAATCCATCCGGTCAAACGTTTACTGAAGGAACTATCACAGGCTTGCACAGTTTAGGAGGGCCTGGGACGATGCAGCTATTTGATTTTAACAATGATAATCATCTGGATGTATTGTTAAGTGGATTTGATTGGGCTGGACAGGACAATCCATCTTTGACAAAGGTTTTTAAAAATAATTCTACAGAGCAGAATGGAAAGCCAATGGCCCCCACTCATTTGGATCTGACTAAAAACGGAAATCGATTTAATTTCACATGGAATGGGGCAGTAGATGATAAAACCCCTCCTAATGCATTACGTTATGAAATTAAAGTGGGATCTACACCAGGATCACATAATATTGCCAAATATATTGTAACTACTCCTTCATGGTTTCTGGATCTTGATCCGTCTGTTCAGAATGTATACTGGAGTGTACGATCAATTGATGCGTCTAAAGTATATTCTGATGCTTCTACACAAGGTTCGTTATCAACCAATGAATATACTAGCAATCGTGAAAAAGAGTTTACTATTTATCCGAACCCAACCTCTGATAAAGTGTATATAAAAGGGGAGAAGGTTTCAGAAGCTGAAATCTATTCTATGGAAGGAAGAAAACTAAATATCATTTTAAACAGAGATCAATCTATTGATGTATCTCATCTGCCAAAAGGAGTATATCTATTAAAACTGAAGATAAAAAACGAAATAACCACCAAAAAGCTTACTATTAAGTAA
- a CDS encoding GlsB/YeaQ/YmgE family stress response membrane protein: MGIITWILFGLIAGAIAKMIMPGTQGGGWLITIILGIVGAFVGGAIGVYILHWGDVTTFWNPRSWILAIGGALIVLWIYGMATKKS; encoded by the coding sequence ATGGGAATTATAACATGGATCTTATTCGGTCTTATTGCAGGTGCAATCGCTAAAATGATCATGCCGGGAACTCAGGGAGGAGGTTGGCTTATCACCATTATCCTTGGTATTGTAGGAGCATTTGTAGGAGGAGCTATAGGAGTTTACATTTTGCATTGGGGAGATGTTACCACATTCTGGAATCCAAGAAGCTGGATTCTCGCTATTGGAGGCGCTTTAATTGTCCTCTGGATTTACGGAATGGCTACGAAGAAAAGCTGA
- a CDS encoding flagellar motor protein MotB, with protein sequence MKLGLLLLATTLPIAAFAQSSSTTVNSSTEYPNTFSSGSANVQPFDNKARRFRDWSISVGGGAAFMVHSDLKSLRKDKTNWGYNAYVSIDKQISHTFGLSLMYTKGETKQTGQLTGAAGAAAGVATATTQFDQLALMGDINFSNLLRRVDNHSPYRWAFHGYMGIGLQAFRTSLHDNNENRWSDNPKRIPSFVRQPLDIGSVFYQGGLGLKYNVSKLIDVEARTMYIISGDDEFDGGGPAYTAYNMLNDRKSDNAWTVSLGVSFKLGKHDSHLAWHDPLQEAYYRTYVLENKTTDLVVCEKGDADNDGVCDDWDRQLDTPAGARVDGAGVALDMDLDGVIDLYDKCVTVPGPVENNGCPTK encoded by the coding sequence ATGAAATTAGGTTTATTATTATTGGCTACAACCTTGCCAATTGCTGCTTTCGCACAAAGCAGCAGTACTACAGTAAACTCTTCTACTGAGTATCCTAATACATTCTCTTCAGGCTCCGCTAACGTACAACCCTTTGACAACAAAGCAAGACGCTTCAGAGATTGGTCTATTTCAGTAGGTGGAGGAGCCGCATTTATGGTTCATTCTGACCTTAAATCTCTACGTAAAGATAAAACCAATTGGGGGTATAATGCTTATGTAAGTATTGATAAGCAAATCTCACACACTTTTGGTTTAAGCTTAATGTATACTAAAGGAGAAACTAAACAGACAGGACAACTTACAGGTGCTGCGGGTGCCGCTGCAGGAGTTGCTACTGCAACAACCCAGTTTGACCAATTAGCTTTAATGGGAGACATCAACTTCTCAAACTTGTTAAGAAGAGTTGACAACCATTCTCCTTACAGATGGGCTTTCCATGGATACATGGGTATTGGACTTCAGGCATTCAGAACGTCATTACATGATAATAATGAGAACAGATGGAGTGATAATCCAAAAAGAATTCCTTCATTTGTAAGACAGCCTCTGGATATTGGTTCCGTATTCTATCAGGGAGGTTTAGGACTTAAATATAATGTTTCTAAACTTATTGATGTTGAAGCAAGAACTATGTACATCATCAGTGGTGATGACGAATTTGATGGTGGTGGCCCAGCTTATACAGCATACAACATGCTTAATGACAGAAAATCTGATAACGCATGGACTGTAAGTTTAGGGGTATCTTTCAAATTAGGAAAACACGATTCTCATTTGGCTTGGCATGACCCACTTCAGGAAGCATACTACAGAACCTACGTTTTAGAAAATAAAACTACAGATCTTGTAGTGTGTGAAAAAGGAGATGCTGATAATGACGGAGTATGTGATGATTGGGACAGACAACTTGATACTCCTGCTGGAGCAAGAGTAGATGGTGCTGGTGTAGCTCTTGATATGGATCTTGACGGTGTTATCGATCTTTATGATAAATGTGTAACAGTTCCCGGACCTGTTGAAAACAACGGATGTCCAACCAAATAA
- a CDS encoding OmpA family protein codes for MKLSLAIVALALAIPTASYAQDSSAATDGKYPNTFSSGSANVSPFTNQSKRFNDWSISVGAGVPLLQSADLTSIKNGNGKNLFGYSAYVSIDKAITHAFGINLQYDRGETRQGWFNTKDAAPDAGAVAGRTQYDAISLLGDINFSNLLRRVDNHSPYRWALHGYAGIGTIAYRAYQKTSKGQTLATEIKPFQLGSMFMQAGAGLKFKINRRIDLEGRLMYVVTGDDEFDGGGMAYSDINRRSEQVSDNFFNATLGLSFKLGKHESHLMWHDPLQEIYYKLDVLANKNQDIEVCKKGDADNDGVCDDWDRQLDTPAGARVDGAGVALDTDLDGVIDLYDKCVTVPGPVENNGCPVKKDNNQTAVEVERTLKDIYFNFNKATIRPESNSKLDLAASIIKENGGNYLLTGHTDIKGNAAYNLRLSKERAAAVVSALENRGINESVLKSRGVGSAEATIPASASDAERLADRKVTVRFIESSEWNSIKKKDYEDAPVKKPVKKAPAKKKKK; via the coding sequence ATGAAATTAAGTTTAGCAATTGTTGCTTTAGCATTGGCAATCCCTACAGCCAGCTATGCACAAGATTCATCAGCAGCTACAGATGGAAAGTATCCTAATACATTCTCTTCTGGTTCTGCTAATGTTTCCCCATTTACCAATCAGTCAAAAAGATTTAATGACTGGTCTATTTCAGTAGGAGCTGGAGTTCCGTTACTTCAATCAGCGGATTTAACTTCTATCAAAAATGGTAATGGTAAAAACCTTTTTGGATATTCAGCCTATGTAAGTATTGATAAAGCCATCACTCACGCTTTTGGAATCAACTTACAATATGACAGAGGTGAGACAAGACAAGGATGGTTCAATACCAAAGATGCAGCCCCTGATGCGGGTGCTGTAGCAGGCAGAACTCAGTATGATGCAATCTCCCTTTTAGGAGATATCAATTTCTCTAACCTTTTGAGAAGAGTTGACAACCATTCTCCTTACAGATGGGCACTTCATGGTTATGCAGGTATTGGTACTATTGCTTACAGAGCTTATCAGAAAACGAGTAAAGGACAAACATTAGCTACTGAAATTAAACCTTTCCAATTAGGTTCAATGTTTATGCAGGCTGGTGCAGGTCTTAAATTCAAAATAAACAGAAGAATCGATCTTGAAGGTAGATTAATGTATGTAGTAACCGGTGATGATGAATTTGATGGCGGGGGTATGGCATACAGCGATATCAACAGACGTTCAGAGCAGGTTTCTGATAATTTCTTCAACGCTACTTTAGGTCTTTCTTTCAAGCTAGGAAAACACGAGTCTCACTTAATGTGGCATGACCCGCTTCAGGAAATCTATTACAAGCTTGATGTGTTGGCTAATAAAAACCAGGATATTGAAGTATGTAAAAAAGGAGATGCTGATAACGACGGAGTATGTGACGATTGGGACAGACAGCTTGATACTCCTGCTGGAGCTAGAGTGGATGGTGCCGGTGTTGCTCTTGATACAGACCTTGATGGGGTTATTGACCTTTACGATAAGTGCGTAACAGTTCCTGGACCTGTTGAGAACAACGGATGTCCTGTGAAAAAAGACAATAATCAAACTGCTGTAGAGGTAGAGAGAACACTTAAAGATATTTACTTTAACTTTAACAAAGCTACCATTAGACCTGAATCTAACAGTAAATTAGACCTTGCCGCTTCAATTATCAAAGAAAACGGAGGAAATTACTTACTAACAGGACACACTGATATTAAAGGAAATGCAGCATACAACTTAAGGTTATCTAAAGAAAGAGCTGCTGCAGTAGTAAGTGCTCTTGAAAACAGAGGGATCAATGAAAGTGTCTTAAAATCAAGAGGAGTAGGCTCAGCAGAAGCTACTATTCCAGCTTCAGCTTCAGATGCTGAAAGATTAGCAGACAGAAAAGTTACGGTAAGATTTATAGAAAGCTCAGAATGGAATTCTATTAAAAAGAAAGACTATGAAGATGCTCCTGTGAAAAAACCAGTAAAAAAGGCTCCGGCTAAGAAAAAGAAAAAATAA